A portion of the Gemmatimonadales bacterium genome contains these proteins:
- a CDS encoding ATPase, T2SS/T4P/T4SS family gives MPAPVRFPRDAWGLAALEREGLLKHDQAEAIRAEAPEWVAAVVIERNLADANQVGVLLARAAHVPVAKLDKVEPAAVQFVPENVARQYAALPLSATNRVIRIATANPLDLDAEQALGFVAGRQVEFLYSLPGLLARRVDEIYRPERSIERLVGGLGPQATVESVEDDRVEAAAADAVDAPTARLVDATIADAVRERASDIHFEPGEQGLVIRYCVDGVMREVMRVPRSAAGSVARRMKVLAKLDISDPLHPHDGRALARVDGKQWDMRVSSIPVARHGEKIVVRLLDPASATLKLDAMGLWPDERATIEKLLSYREGIVLVTGPTGSGKTSTLYAALDKLHTGDIKIVTVEDPVEYRLEGVNQIQVNEKQGFTFATALRSVLRQDPDVVLLGEIRDLETAQTAWQAALSGHFVLSTLHTDDAAASVMRLRDIGIEGFKIAAALKGVLAQRLLRRLCPKCAEPSDTATLPERWRPPTGFDQPVAIRKPKGCAQCGFSGYRGRMAIEEILTIDGAVAELIATGALSEQIVESGRRYGMKTLWESALRRVWSGETGYDEAVRVIGEPVLKPVAAPTAPPAPSPLAHVAAAAPPPPSEPVETPPAPGPPLVLIADDDVYIRNLERAILESQGFDVAEAVDGADALEQAQRLQPAILLLDMDMPRLNGYGVLEALRQRLAGRAVPVIVVTAHDDPETETRCIELGAEDYVTKPIQPASLIARIRAVLRRVGARS, from the coding sequence ATGCCCGCGCCGGTGCGTTTCCCGCGCGATGCGTGGGGCCTGGCTGCGCTCGAGCGCGAGGGGCTGCTGAAGCACGACCAGGCCGAAGCGATCCGCGCCGAAGCGCCGGAATGGGTGGCGGCAGTCGTCATCGAGCGGAACCTGGCTGACGCGAACCAGGTCGGAGTGCTGCTGGCTCGCGCGGCGCACGTGCCCGTCGCCAAGCTCGACAAGGTCGAGCCCGCCGCCGTTCAGTTCGTCCCCGAGAACGTGGCGCGACAGTACGCGGCCCTTCCCCTCTCCGCCACGAACCGGGTGATCCGCATCGCCACTGCCAACCCGCTCGACCTCGACGCCGAGCAGGCGCTCGGTTTCGTGGCCGGACGGCAGGTGGAGTTCCTCTACAGCCTCCCCGGGCTACTGGCGCGCCGCGTCGACGAGATCTACCGCCCCGAGCGTTCCATCGAGCGCCTGGTGGGCGGGCTCGGTCCCCAGGCCACCGTCGAGTCGGTGGAGGACGACAGGGTCGAGGCGGCCGCGGCGGATGCGGTGGACGCACCCACGGCGCGGCTGGTGGACGCGACGATCGCCGACGCCGTTCGCGAGCGAGCCAGCGACATTCACTTCGAGCCCGGCGAGCAGGGGCTGGTCATCCGGTACTGCGTGGACGGCGTGATGCGCGAAGTGATGCGGGTGCCGCGGAGCGCCGCCGGCTCGGTCGCGCGGCGCATGAAGGTGCTCGCCAAGCTGGACATCTCCGACCCACTGCACCCGCACGACGGGCGCGCCCTGGCGCGGGTGGACGGCAAGCAGTGGGACATGCGCGTGTCGAGCATCCCCGTCGCGCGGCACGGCGAGAAGATCGTGGTGCGGCTCCTCGACCCGGCGTCCGCCACGCTCAAGCTCGACGCGATGGGCCTCTGGCCGGACGAGCGCGCCACCATCGAGAAGCTGCTCTCCTACCGGGAAGGGATCGTCCTCGTCACCGGCCCGACCGGGAGCGGCAAGACGAGCACGCTGTACGCGGCGCTGGACAAGCTGCACACCGGGGACATCAAGATCGTGACCGTCGAGGACCCCGTCGAGTACCGCCTGGAGGGCGTCAACCAGATCCAGGTCAACGAGAAGCAGGGGTTCACCTTCGCGACCGCGCTGCGCTCGGTGCTGCGGCAGGACCCGGATGTCGTTCTCCTGGGCGAGATACGCGACCTGGAAACGGCGCAAACGGCTTGGCAGGCGGCGCTGTCCGGCCACTTCGTGCTCTCGACGCTCCACACCGACGACGCCGCGGCGTCCGTCATGCGGCTGCGCGACATCGGCATCGAGGGATTCAAGATCGCCGCGGCGCTCAAGGGCGTGCTCGCCCAGCGGCTGCTGCGGCGCCTGTGTCCCAAGTGCGCCGAGCCCTCGGACACTGCCACGCTGCCCGAGCGGTGGCGGCCACCGACGGGGTTCGATCAGCCCGTGGCGATCCGGAAGCCGAAGGGGTGCGCGCAGTGCGGTTTCTCCGGCTACCGAGGCCGGATGGCAATCGAGGAGATACTGACGATCGACGGCGCCGTGGCCGAGCTGATCGCGACGGGCGCGCTATCGGAGCAGATCGTCGAGTCCGGCCGCCGATACGGGATGAAGACGCTCTGGGAATCAGCGCTGCGACGGGTCTGGTCCGGGGAGACGGGGTACGACGAAGCGGTGCGGGTGATCGGCGAGCCGGTGCTGAAGCCGGTCGCCGCGCCTACCGCGCCGCCCGCGCCGTCGCCGCTGGCCCACGTTGCGGCCGCCGCTCCGCCGCCCCCATCGGAGCCCGTCGAAACGCCGCCGGCGCCCGGGCCGCCGCTCGTGCTCATCGCCGACGACGACGTCTACATCCGCAACCTGGAGAGGGCCATTCTGGAGTCGCAGGGTTTCGACGTGGCCGAAGCCGTGGACGGCGCGGACGCGCTGGAGCAGGCGCAGCGGCTCCAGCCGGCGATCCTGCTCCTCGACATGGACATGCCGCGGCTCAACGGGTACGGCGTGCTCGAGGCGTTGCGACAGCGGCTCGCCGGACGGGCCGTGCCGGTCATCGTCGTCACGGCGCACGATGACCCGGAGACGGAAACACGTTGCATCGAGTTGGGCGCCGAGGACTATGTTACCAAGCCGATCCAGCCGGCATCGCTGATCGCGCGCATCCGCGCCGTTCTGAGGCGCGTGGGAGCCCGTTCCTAG
- a CDS encoding response regulator encodes MAKILIVEDNPDNMKLFKAVLAVRGHTVVGLTGGEQLVETFRAEKPELVLLDIQLPGEDGFQLMEKLRGSGDAMPPIVALTAHAMSGDREKALKAGFDGYLTKPIDVMSFGTSVEAYIGKK; translated from the coding sequence GTGGCCAAGATCCTGATAGTCGAGGACAATCCCGACAACATGAAGCTCTTCAAGGCGGTGCTCGCCGTTCGGGGGCACACCGTCGTGGGCCTAACCGGTGGGGAGCAGCTCGTCGAGACCTTCCGCGCCGAGAAACCGGAGCTGGTGTTGCTGGACATCCAGCTTCCGGGCGAGGACGGGTTCCAACTCATGGAGAAGCTGCGGGGGTCGGGGGACGCGATGCCTCCGATCGTGGCGCTCACGGCTCACGCGATGTCGGGCGACCGGGAGAAGGCGCTCAAGGCGGGCTTCGACGGCTATCTGACCAAGCCGATAGACGTGATGAGCTTCGGGACGAGCGTGGAAGCGTATATCGGCAAGAAGTGA